One region of Bacillus pumilus genomic DNA includes:
- a CDS encoding glycosyltransferase family 2 protein, with translation MHKPKVSIIMGVYNCQDTVEESIESILHQTYDNWEFIICDDASTDGTYEKVLSYTKREPERIRLIRNEHNQRLAASLNRCLAEARGDLIARQDGDDISVLDRLEKQVHFLESHPEYDVVGTAMTVFDESGTKGVRALISEPDRKVLARGTPFCHGTIMMRAAAYKALNGYRSVKTTRRMEDIDLWIRFFATGRKGFNLQEPLYLVREDEAAFQRRRFQYSIDNAWLVLKACWLLKLPPVHYLFALKPVIRACLSPKIMKFYHQRKLEASLLKRRTIRDE, from the coding sequence ATGCATAAGCCAAAGGTGTCTATCATCATGGGCGTCTACAATTGCCAAGACACAGTAGAAGAAAGTATTGAATCCATTCTTCATCAAACATATGATAATTGGGAGTTCATCATATGTGATGACGCATCAACAGACGGCACCTATGAAAAAGTGCTGTCCTATACAAAACGAGAACCTGAAAGAATTCGCCTTATCCGCAATGAGCATAATCAAAGGCTCGCTGCCAGTCTGAATCGCTGTCTAGCTGAAGCGAGGGGAGACTTGATTGCAAGGCAGGATGGCGACGATATATCAGTACTTGATCGTTTAGAAAAACAGGTGCATTTCCTTGAATCACATCCTGAATATGATGTGGTCGGGACGGCGATGACGGTGTTTGATGAATCGGGTACAAAAGGGGTACGTGCACTGATTTCAGAGCCTGATCGAAAAGTGCTGGCAAGAGGGACGCCTTTTTGTCATGGAACCATTATGATGAGGGCTGCTGCGTACAAGGCTTTAAATGGATATCGCTCTGTGAAAACAACGAGGCGGATGGAAGATATTGATCTGTGGATCCGTTTTTTTGCTACGGGGAGAAAAGGCTTTAATTTACAAGAGCCGTTATACCTTGTGAGAGAGGATGAAGCGGCTTTTCAGCGTCGTAGGTTTCAATATTCGATAGATAATGCTTGGCTCGTTTTAAAAGCATGCTGGTTATTAAAATTGCCGCCGGTTCATTATTTGTTTGCGCTAAAGCCGGTGATCCGCGCCTGTTTATCACCGAAGATCATGAAATTTTATCACCAGCGGAAGCTGGAGGCGTCTTTGTTGAAAAGGAGGACGATTCGGGATGAGTGA
- a CDS encoding glycosyltransferase family 4 protein: MKKKVLFCATVDYHFKAFHLPYFRWFQEQGWEVHTAANGQLELPYVDQAHSIPIQRSPFHVHNRFAYVELKKLLAKEHYDFIHCHTPMGSVIGRLAAKSTRKKGTKVLYTAHGFHFWQGAPLQNWLLYYPIERWLARHTDALITINGEDFKRADRLSKERASVYYVPGMGVDMKRFAPVTAKEKQRLRAVHGFSSEDFIVLCAGELNANKNQGMLIKACAQLYRKIPNVKIVFAGEGAMRPMYEKLVHELHLEKHVHFAGFCKQIEEWMHLSDVCVSTSLREGLGMNLLEAMSAEKPVIATENRGHCELIRHGVNGFLVKPHDVNDLAEYLHQLYHRRDQLPLMGKAGRSLAHAFAQEQTVSAMEEIYTTYMDQAEKVM; the protein is encoded by the coding sequence ATGAAGAAAAAAGTCTTGTTTTGCGCAACGGTTGACTATCATTTTAAGGCATTTCACCTTCCGTATTTCCGGTGGTTTCAGGAACAAGGATGGGAAGTGCATACAGCGGCAAATGGTCAGCTGGAGCTTCCCTATGTGGATCAAGCGCACTCGATTCCGATTCAGCGATCTCCTTTTCATGTGCACAACCGGTTTGCGTATGTGGAGCTGAAGAAGCTGTTAGCGAAAGAGCACTACGACTTTATCCATTGCCACACACCAATGGGAAGTGTGATTGGCAGACTAGCAGCCAAAAGCACGCGCAAAAAAGGGACGAAGGTTCTTTACACAGCACATGGTTTTCACTTTTGGCAAGGAGCACCGCTTCAAAACTGGCTGCTCTATTATCCGATTGAGCGATGGCTCGCCCGCCATACAGACGCTCTGATCACCATTAATGGAGAGGATTTTAAAAGAGCAGATCGTCTATCAAAAGAGCGGGCATCTGTCTACTATGTTCCTGGTATGGGTGTGGATATGAAACGATTTGCACCAGTTACTGCAAAAGAGAAGCAGCGTCTTCGTGCAGTCCATGGCTTTTCTTCAGAAGATTTTATTGTGCTGTGCGCTGGCGAATTAAATGCGAATAAAAACCAAGGGATGCTCATCAAAGCATGTGCCCAGCTATATAGGAAAATACCAAATGTGAAGATCGTGTTTGCCGGTGAAGGGGCAATGAGGCCGATGTATGAAAAGCTGGTTCACGAGCTCCATCTTGAAAAGCATGTCCACTTTGCTGGTTTTTGCAAACAAATTGAGGAATGGATGCATTTGAGTGATGTATGTGTGTCGACTAGTTTGAGAGAAGGGCTCGGCATGAATCTGCTTGAAGCGATGTCTGCGGAAAAGCCGGTCATTGCAACAGAGAATAGAGGACACTGTGAGTTGATCAGACATGGTGTGAATGGTTTTTTAGTCAAACCGCATGATGTGAATGATTTGGCTGAATATTTGCACCAGCTTTATCACAGAAGAGATCAGCTGCCCCTCATGGGAAAAGCGGGGCGCTCCTTAGCCCATGCATTTGCACAGGAGCAGACGGTGAGTGCTATGGAAGAAATTTATACAACTTATATGGATCAAGCAGAGAAGGTGATGTGA
- a CDS encoding polysaccharide biosynthesis protein: MTYAQRLSIIVALDSYLILVAVFFGFQFVQEAALTVYTFEMLVISSLSLLIGHHLFSYIFHVYKQVWAYTGVRELFSLMKTFVCSFLFSMAMLYLFVQTWPFRFLFIVWLFHVLFIGASRMASRLLHDGAKRLQVEKERALIIGAGSAGTIIVRQLQQSSDVHIEPVAFIDDDKTKHRLEIMGLPVLGGKEQIQTAVVMMDIQKIIIAIPSKSSHTLKGLYKECVATGVKTQIMPEMEQILKGTHALNQLRDVQPEDLLGREPIQLDSSRLSVHLKGKTIMVTGAGGSIGSEICRQICVFAPQAIVLVGHGEFSIHSILLELKEMYGDTISLYPQIADIQDKQKMSEIVGQFQPDMIYHAAAHKHVPLMEISPKEAVKNNIIGTKNVAEAAHEHGIETFVLISSDKAVNPANVMGATKRFAEMLIMQMGASSDTKFVAVRFGNVLGSRGSVIPIFKKQIEQGGPVTVTHPAMTRYFMTIPEASRLVIQAGALAEGRQIFVLDMGEPVKIVDLAENLIHLSGYTTDQIPITFTGIRPGEKMYEELLNQHEKAQEQIFPKIHIGHALDGDPYVLNRFIHEFDMMSEEQMREALFAAIESDDLLSEQMKREGEALADEEKSLVLRNG; encoded by the coding sequence TTGACTTACGCCCAAAGATTATCAATCATCGTGGCACTAGATTCATATCTCATCTTAGTGGCTGTCTTTTTTGGTTTTCAATTTGTCCAAGAAGCGGCGTTAACTGTTTATACATTTGAAATGCTCGTCATTTCTTCGCTCAGTCTACTCATTGGGCACCATTTGTTTTCGTATATTTTTCACGTGTACAAGCAAGTATGGGCTTATACAGGGGTAAGAGAGCTATTTTCTTTAATGAAGACCTTTGTATGTTCTTTTTTATTTTCAATGGCAATGCTGTACCTTTTCGTGCAGACATGGCCCTTCCGTTTTTTATTCATCGTGTGGCTTTTTCACGTATTATTCATCGGTGCATCTCGAATGGCGTCCCGGCTATTACATGATGGGGCAAAGCGGCTGCAGGTAGAAAAGGAGCGGGCCTTAATCATTGGCGCCGGATCAGCTGGGACGATCATCGTTCGTCAGCTTCAGCAATCGAGTGATGTACATATTGAGCCAGTCGCCTTCATAGATGATGACAAGACGAAGCATAGGCTTGAAATCATGGGACTGCCTGTTCTAGGGGGAAAAGAACAGATTCAAACAGCTGTTGTGATGATGGATATTCAAAAGATCATCATCGCCATTCCGTCCAAAAGCAGCCATACGTTAAAAGGGCTGTATAAGGAATGCGTAGCGACTGGGGTTAAAACGCAGATCATGCCGGAGATGGAGCAGATTTTAAAAGGAACCCATGCGCTGAATCAATTACGAGATGTACAGCCAGAGGATTTATTAGGTAGAGAACCGATTCAATTAGATTCGAGCCGTCTATCTGTCCATTTAAAGGGGAAAACCATCATGGTCACAGGGGCAGGCGGATCGATTGGGTCAGAAATCTGTCGTCAAATTTGTGTGTTTGCTCCTCAAGCGATTGTGCTTGTGGGACATGGAGAATTTAGCATTCATTCTATTTTACTAGAGCTGAAAGAAATGTATGGGGACACCATCAGTCTCTATCCGCAAATTGCGGATATCCAAGATAAACAGAAAATGAGTGAAATCGTTGGTCAATTTCAGCCGGATATGATTTATCATGCTGCGGCACATAAGCACGTCCCGCTCATGGAGATCAGTCCAAAAGAAGCAGTAAAAAACAATATTATCGGGACAAAAAATGTCGCAGAAGCTGCACATGAGCATGGCATTGAAACATTCGTCCTCATTTCCTCTGATAAAGCGGTCAATCCTGCCAATGTGATGGGCGCCACAAAGCGATTTGCTGAAATGCTGATCATGCAAATGGGGGCAAGCAGTGACACAAAATTTGTCGCGGTTCGGTTTGGAAATGTACTCGGAAGCAGGGGAAGCGTCATTCCAATTTTTAAGAAACAGATTGAACAAGGCGGGCCGGTCACGGTCACACACCCAGCCATGACAAGATATTTTATGACCATTCCAGAGGCATCGAGACTTGTCATTCAGGCGGGTGCCTTGGCAGAAGGAAGACAGATTTTCGTATTAGATATGGGGGAGCCAGTGAAAATTGTTGACCTCGCAGAAAACCTCATTCACCTCTCAGGCTACACCACAGACCAGATTCCGATTACGTTCACAGGCATTCGCCCTGGGGAGAAAATGTATGAGGAACTACTCAACCAGCATGAAAAAGCACAGGAACAAATTTTCCCGAAAATTCATATCGGCCATGCGCTGGATGGAGACCCATATGTGCTGAACCGCTTTATCCATGAATTTGACATGATGAGTGAAGAGCAAATGAGAGAAGCATTGTTTGCTGCCATCGAATCGGATGATTTGTTGTCTGAACAGATGAAAAGAGAGGGGGAAGCGCTTGCTGATGAAGAAAAAAGTCTTGTTTTGCGCAACGGTTGA
- a CDS encoding CpsD/CapB family tyrosine-protein kinase — protein MIFKRKKREKRDLSCISVLDPHSVIAEQFRTIRTNIEFTSIQTRLKSILVTSSLPKEGKSFTAANLAAVFAQQKKRVLLMDADLRKPAVHEYFDLSHHTGLTNVLLNNCSLEEAILPTPIEHLELLPSGTIPPNPAELLSSSVMKQLFYEIEQQYDMVIVDSAPLLPVADAKILANRTDGSILVVLSGKTKIAAVKKSKEVLDGTTGKLLGAMLNGKKEKKGRLYMY, from the coding sequence TTGATCTTTAAGAGAAAGAAAAGAGAAAAGAGAGATTTATCCTGTATTTCTGTATTAGATCCTCACTCTGTCATAGCAGAACAATTTCGTACGATCCGAACGAACATCGAATTCACATCAATCCAAACAAGGCTGAAATCCATATTGGTGACATCCTCCTTGCCGAAGGAAGGGAAATCATTTACGGCTGCAAATCTAGCAGCTGTTTTTGCACAGCAGAAAAAGCGGGTGCTGCTAATGGATGCTGATTTGAGAAAGCCGGCTGTTCATGAATATTTTGACCTGAGTCATCACACGGGCTTGACCAATGTGCTATTAAATAATTGCAGCTTGGAGGAAGCTATTTTACCCACACCTATTGAACATTTAGAGCTGCTTCCGAGCGGAACCATTCCGCCGAATCCAGCTGAGCTGCTCTCCTCATCTGTCATGAAGCAGCTGTTTTATGAAATTGAACAGCAATATGACATGGTGATTGTTGATTCTGCGCCGCTTCTGCCAGTAGCCGATGCAAAGATCCTGGCGAACCGGACAGATGGAAGCATTCTTGTTGTCTTAAGCGGCAAAACCAAGATAGCTGCGGTCAAGAAATCAAAAGAAGTGTTAGACGGGACAACAGGTAAACTGCTTGGGGCTATGCTAAATGGCAAGAAAGAGAAAAAGGGAAGGCTGTATATGTATTAA
- a CDS encoding YveK family protein yields the protein MNENIGFKQLFSVIKEKMALLILIVLIVTGISAYYQFYVSTPVYQATTQILVHKRSNDAQANLNDIQMNLQYTRTFQVLLKSPIVIEKVKETLNLTESAEGLKHKIATSTENESEVINISVQDEDRAKAVAIANTATEVLQEEIKKTMNMDRINVLSEAKLSNTILMNSRKFVHIVLALGASLLGGVTLIFLMNLLDDTVKRTHQIREEIGLPSLGSVYQMQADRRAKKDKQSVITGGQNIDL from the coding sequence ATGAATGAGAATATAGGTTTTAAGCAGCTGTTTTCTGTCATTAAAGAGAAAATGGCCCTTCTGATCCTGATTGTCCTGATCGTAACGGGCATTTCAGCCTACTATCAGTTCTATGTCTCGACTCCTGTATATCAGGCAACCACTCAAATTCTTGTTCATAAACGCAGCAATGACGCACAAGCGAACTTAAACGATATTCAGATGAACCTTCAATATACACGTACCTTTCAAGTTTTATTAAAAAGTCCGATCGTTATTGAAAAAGTAAAAGAAACACTCAATCTCACAGAATCAGCTGAAGGATTAAAACACAAAATTGCCACAAGTACAGAAAATGAGTCTGAGGTCATCAATATTTCTGTGCAAGATGAGGATCGCGCAAAGGCAGTTGCCATCGCGAATACTGCAACAGAGGTGCTGCAAGAAGAAATCAAAAAAACCATGAATATGGATCGCATTAATGTTTTGTCTGAAGCCAAGCTGTCCAATACGATTCTCATGAATTCAAGAAAATTCGTTCATATCGTACTGGCACTAGGCGCCTCTTTATTAGGGGGGGTAACACTCATTTTCTTAATGAACCTACTCGATGATACTGTAAAACGAACGCATCAAATAAGAGAAGAGATCGGATTGCCGTCGCTCGGCAGCGTCTATCAGATGCAGGCAGACAGGAGGGCAAAAAAAGACAAGCAGTCCGTCATAACGGGAGGACAGAACATTGATCTTTAA
- the slrR gene encoding HTH-type transcriptional regulator SlrR, with amino-acid sequence MIGKVIRIYRKRKGYSIQQLAEDAHVSKSYLSKIERGVHKNPSVQFLKKVSSSLEIDLQELFDAETLMFHDSESGEHEWREHIVNAVQSGMPKEELYQLLQTYQKEQEEKTLHVTHRKLTDSNITEWKRLMSEAKAIGLSIEEVKAFLANMGERRA; translated from the coding sequence ATGATAGGAAAGGTGATACGCATTTACCGAAAGAGGAAAGGATACTCCATTCAGCAGCTGGCTGAAGATGCCCATGTTTCTAAATCGTATTTGAGTAAAATTGAGCGTGGTGTCCACAAAAATCCATCTGTCCAGTTTTTAAAAAAGGTATCCTCTTCGCTAGAGATTGATTTACAAGAGCTATTTGATGCAGAGACGTTGATGTTTCATGACTCTGAGAGTGGTGAACACGAATGGCGGGAGCATATCGTCAATGCCGTCCAATCCGGCATGCCAAAAGAAGAACTCTATCAGCTGCTCCAAACGTACCAAAAGGAGCAGGAAGAAAAGACGTTACATGTCACTCATAGAAAGTTGACGGATTCGAATATAACAGAGTGGAAGCGTCTGATGAGTGAGGCGAAAGCTATCGGCTTAAGCATTGAGGAAGTAAAAGCATTCCTCGCCAACATGGGAGAACGACGGGCGTAA
- a CDS encoding phage holin, whose protein sequence is MEVQKISAGTIARLVLLLLALVNSALTAAGKSPIPIDEEGIQQFITLVFLGITSLWAYWKNNDITKKARTKKAE, encoded by the coding sequence TTGGAAGTTCAAAAAATTAGTGCAGGTACAATCGCAAGGCTTGTGCTGCTTTTGCTCGCACTTGTCAACAGTGCGCTAACCGCTGCGGGAAAAAGCCCAATTCCTATTGATGAAGAAGGTATTCAGCAATTCATCACGTTAGTCTTTCTTGGAATTACATCTCTCTGGGCCTATTGGAAAAACAATGATATAACGAAAAAAGCACGAACAAAAAAAGCAGAATAA
- a CDS encoding iron-hydroxamate ABC transporter substrate-binding protein translates to MMKKLLVLGLTLCFILLAACGQQEKKNTTTQNDHGTPKIASLSIHLTNDLLALGIKPAGSVVGGDLKDFLPHAKKQLSGTKKLGIAADPDMESLLALQPDVIYVDEELAGQDLSKYKKIAKTEVFDLNNGTWRDHLKKIGKLVNKEKEADQYIQDYNQEAKEVKSLIKQKIGNGKVMAIRVTAKELRVFSMKRPMGPILYEDLGLTPVDGVKKLDSKRPFEVISQEVLPDYDADAIFVVVNRDDKAQQAFKQLEKTPIWKGLKAVKNNQVYPIADQPWLDYSALGNKMALDEAKEMFSTSK, encoded by the coding sequence ATCATGAAAAAATTACTTGTGCTTGGTTTAACGCTCTGTTTTATCTTGCTTGCCGCTTGTGGTCAACAGGAAAAAAAGAATACAACAACTCAAAACGATCATGGAACACCGAAAATTGCTTCCTTGTCTATTCATTTAACGAATGACTTATTAGCACTCGGTATCAAGCCAGCAGGCTCTGTTGTAGGAGGGGATTTAAAAGATTTCCTTCCACATGCGAAGAAGCAGCTGAGTGGTACGAAGAAGCTTGGTATCGCAGCCGATCCTGATATGGAGTCGCTGCTTGCATTACAACCAGATGTTATTTACGTTGATGAAGAACTAGCTGGACAAGATTTATCGAAATATAAGAAAATCGCCAAAACGGAAGTGTTTGATTTAAATAACGGCACTTGGCGTGATCATTTGAAAAAAATCGGCAAGCTTGTCAATAAAGAGAAAGAAGCCGATCAATATATTCAGGATTACAATCAAGAAGCAAAAGAAGTCAAATCGCTCATCAAACAAAAGATTGGAAACGGAAAAGTGATGGCGATCCGTGTGACGGCAAAGGAGCTTCGAGTATTTAGCATGAAGCGCCCAATGGGTCCAATTTTGTACGAGGATTTAGGCCTCACACCTGTCGATGGGGTGAAGAAACTGGACAGCAAACGGCCATTTGAAGTGATTTCTCAAGAGGTTCTTCCTGACTATGATGCAGATGCTATCTTTGTCGTCGTGAACCGTGACGATAAAGCGCAGCAGGCATTCAAGCAATTAGAAAAGACGCCGATTTGGAAGGGTCTAAAAGCTGTGAAGAACAATCAAGTCTATCCGATTGCCGATCAGCCATGGCTCGATTACTCAGCACTAGGCAATAAAATGGCATTGGATGAAGCGAAAGAGATGTTTTCTACATCAAAATAA
- a CDS encoding FecCD family ABC transporter permease: MREKQRALVVTVVLLCLSVAVVLYSLNTGTLKLNPLVVVKTLFGFGDFQSETVLFDYRLPRIVVTMLAGIGLGIAGGILQSLSRNPLADPGIIGLNAGAAFGLIVYVTYFHALEGNPSLLIPLFTFGGGLLAAAVIVLLAYDRQEGLVPIRLILVGIAVAAGFSALTLFLSLKLDEDTYTFASRWLVGNVWGRDWIHVLALLPWIVCLVPLTLMQSSTLNALTLGDAVASSVGVRVQRQRLLLLTLAVGLASASVSMTGGIGFIGLVAPHLARRLVGSLHQYFLPVSALIGLLILVSADTIGRSIFAPNAIPAGVVVAFIGAPYFLYLLAKTK; encoded by the coding sequence ATGAGAGAGAAACAGCGGGCTCTTGTTGTGACAGTCGTTTTGCTTTGTTTAAGTGTGGCCGTTGTGCTGTATAGCTTAAATACCGGTACGCTGAAACTAAATCCTCTTGTAGTCGTCAAAACGTTATTCGGCTTTGGAGATTTTCAAAGTGAAACGGTGCTGTTTGACTATCGTCTGCCTCGAATCGTGGTAACGATGCTAGCGGGAATTGGTCTTGGTATTGCGGGAGGCATTTTGCAAAGTTTATCTCGTAACCCGCTGGCCGATCCAGGGATTATTGGACTGAATGCAGGCGCCGCATTTGGCTTAATCGTGTATGTGACGTATTTCCACGCACTAGAAGGCAATCCCTCTCTTCTTATTCCGCTCTTTACATTTGGCGGAGGGCTTCTTGCGGCAGCGGTCATCGTGCTTCTGGCGTATGACCGGCAGGAAGGGCTCGTTCCCATCCGGCTGATCCTAGTAGGAATTGCAGTTGCCGCGGGATTCAGTGCTTTGACGTTATTTTTGTCATTGAAGCTAGATGAAGATACATACACATTTGCTTCAAGATGGCTTGTCGGCAATGTCTGGGGAAGAGACTGGATTCATGTGTTAGCGCTTCTGCCTTGGATTGTCTGCCTTGTGCCGCTTACGCTGATGCAGTCAAGCACGCTCAATGCGTTGACATTAGGAGATGCTGTCGCCTCAAGTGTAGGTGTACGTGTTCAGCGTCAGCGTCTCCTTTTGCTGACCTTAGCTGTTGGTTTGGCGAGTGCAAGTGTTTCGATGACAGGCGGTATTGGTTTTATTGGACTTGTCGCTCCGCATTTGGCAAGGCGGCTTGTCGGCTCACTCCATCAATATTTTTTACCAGTTAGTGCACTGATTGGCTTGTTGATTTTGGTCAGTGCCGATACAATTGGACGTTCCATCTTTGCCCCAAATGCCATACCAGCGGGTGTCGTTGTGGCTTTTATCGGCGCTCCTTATTTTCTCTATTTATTAGCAAAAACGAAATAA
- a CDS encoding FecCD family ABC transporter permease, whose translation MQDKRTPQQKRSSYILFLLIFFLAVLSLAAAMFLAVSYGAKTLSLQTVWTAVFDYQSDVTEQQIIHELRLPRVLGAALVGAAFAVAGALMQGITRNPLADAGILGINGGAMFVVALCFAFFPGIPYSALMLFSFFGAVLSTLLIFAIGAAGGVLTPMRLTVAGAVVAALLHALSSGIAIYFDLSQDLAFWYAGGVAGVKWPQLTILAPVILVVIVWAMLLGRSLSLLSLGEDVAANLGVKTRQVRILGMVAAVLLAGVSVSAVGSIGFVGLVIPHIARKLVGVNYRFVIPMSAILGAVLLVFADLASRTVNPPRELAIGVMVALVGVPFFLYIARKEGRNLS comes from the coding sequence TTGCAGGATAAGCGAACACCTCAACAAAAACGATCATCATATATTCTGTTCCTTTTGATATTTTTTCTCGCCGTCCTTAGTTTGGCAGCTGCCATGTTTTTGGCTGTGTCATATGGTGCCAAAACATTGTCTCTGCAAACGGTTTGGACAGCTGTATTTGACTATCAGTCAGATGTCACAGAGCAGCAGATCATCCATGAATTAAGACTTCCTCGTGTTTTAGGAGCAGCTCTTGTTGGAGCGGCATTTGCCGTAGCGGGTGCGCTCATGCAGGGGATTACAAGAAACCCGCTGGCCGATGCGGGGATTTTAGGCATCAATGGCGGTGCGATGTTCGTGGTCGCTCTTTGTTTTGCTTTTTTCCCAGGCATCCCTTATTCGGCACTTATGTTGTTTTCCTTTTTTGGTGCAGTGCTCAGTACGCTGCTGATCTTTGCGATTGGTGCGGCTGGTGGCGTTTTGACACCAATGCGCTTAACAGTAGCAGGAGCCGTTGTGGCTGCATTGCTTCATGCACTTAGCTCTGGAATCGCGATTTATTTTGACTTAAGTCAGGACCTTGCGTTTTGGTATGCAGGCGGAGTGGCAGGTGTGAAATGGCCGCAGCTGACAATTCTTGCCCCGGTCATTCTCGTAGTGATCGTATGGGCGATGCTATTAGGACGGTCACTGTCGCTACTGTCGCTTGGTGAAGATGTAGCGGCAAATTTAGGGGTGAAAACGCGACAAGTGCGAATACTAGGAATGGTAGCTGCTGTATTATTAGCAGGGGTTTCTGTGTCAGCAGTCGGCTCCATTGGGTTTGTCGGTCTTGTCATCCCGCATATCGCACGAAAGCTGGTTGGTGTAAACTATCGTTTCGTCATTCCGATGTCAGCGATATTAGGCGCGGTACTGCTTGTCTTTGCTGACCTTGCCAGCCGCACCGTTAATCCGCCGCGAGAGCTTGCCATTGGCGTGATGGTGGCACTTGTCGGTGTTCCTTTCTTCTTGTATATTGCCAGAAAAGAAGGGAGGAACCTGTCATGA
- a CDS encoding polysaccharide deacetylase family protein, whose protein sequence is MSLKGKWSIGLFALAIVIGVVAFFQNQQASGTEKKNVKQDTNYKNVEIVTLVNDGKFMRYAVNYPLFHQKELDDKIQSYANSALEHFKKTFSEAKDVDENKRFELNIDYDMVHYAKQSAAIRFTTYTYTGQQNGTTNHLTINYDFQKKTFLDTKDLFLPKTNFLKKLSYITYSELLKDKTLSKDQTLLQKGTAPTAQNFSQFALKEKYVEFYFPASQVANEDLGPQTLAVKKTLLKDIMKPEYMNKTKNQNEMKEPNPKRKAVKLPQKSKLDPNKKAIALTFDDGPNPATTSKILEALKENKGHATFFVLGSRVQYYPNMLADILKGGNEIGNHSYSHPLLTRLPLKEAVKQVKDTQKLIEKASGYTPTHFRPPYGGTNQDINQAVGMKVSLWDVDPEDWKIRNSQQITNHVLSHAADGKTVLMHDIYDSSAQAAVKIIHELTKQGYQLVTVSELDQLKKERHEQAPVQ, encoded by the coding sequence GTGTCATTAAAGGGAAAATGGAGTATCGGCCTATTTGCACTTGCGATCGTCATTGGAGTCGTTGCTTTCTTTCAGAATCAACAAGCAAGTGGTACCGAGAAGAAAAATGTAAAGCAGGATACGAACTATAAAAACGTCGAAATCGTCACTCTCGTAAATGACGGGAAATTTATGAGATATGCAGTCAACTATCCTCTTTTTCATCAAAAAGAGCTAGATGACAAGATTCAAAGCTATGCCAATTCAGCTTTAGAGCATTTCAAAAAGACGTTTAGTGAAGCCAAGGACGTCGATGAAAACAAACGCTTTGAACTGAATATTGATTATGACATGGTGCATTATGCGAAGCAGTCGGCTGCTATTCGCTTTACGACTTATACCTATACAGGTCAACAAAATGGGACCACCAATCATCTCACGATCAACTATGATTTTCAGAAAAAAACCTTTCTTGACACAAAAGATTTATTTCTACCTAAAACCAACTTTTTGAAGAAATTATCCTACATTACATATTCGGAGCTTTTAAAGGACAAAACCTTATCTAAGGATCAGACGCTCCTTCAGAAGGGAACAGCCCCTACTGCTCAAAACTTCAGTCAATTTGCCTTGAAAGAGAAATATGTAGAATTTTATTTCCCAGCATCTCAAGTAGCCAACGAGGATCTTGGTCCCCAAACACTTGCGGTTAAAAAGACGCTGCTGAAGGATATAATGAAGCCAGAATATATGAATAAAACCAAAAATCAAAATGAAATGAAAGAACCAAATCCGAAAAGAAAAGCCGTCAAGCTGCCGCAAAAATCAAAGCTTGATCCAAATAAAAAAGCCATCGCCCTCACATTTGATGATGGTCCGAATCCAGCGACCACCTCAAAGATTTTAGAAGCACTGAAGGAAAATAAAGGACATGCGACCTTTTTCGTATTAGGCAGCAGGGTGCAGTATTATCCTAATATGCTTGCTGATATTCTAAAAGGCGGGAATGAAATCGGAAACCATTCTTACAGTCATCCTTTATTAACAAGACTGCCTTTAAAGGAGGCTGTAAAACAAGTGAAGGACACTCAGAAGCTGATTGAGAAAGCGAGCGGGTATACACCTACGCACTTTAGACCGCCATATGGTGGAACAAATCAAGACATCAATCAAGCGGTTGGGATGAAGGTCTCTTTATGGGATGTTGATCCTGAGGATTGGAAAATTCGCAACAGCCAGCAGATCACAAACCACGTTCTTTCACATGCAGCAGATGGCAAAACGGTGTTAATGCACGATATTTATGACAGCTCAGCTCAAGCAGCAGTGAAGATCATTCATGAACTCACCAAACAAGGCTATCAGCTCGTCACCGTCAGTGAGCTTGATCAATTAAAAAAAGAACGACATGAACAAGCCCCTGTGCAATAA